From the Leptospira sp. WS60.C2 genome, one window contains:
- the rpoC gene encoding DNA-directed RNA polymerase subunit beta' produces the protein MRNYNSFESITIRLASPERIKEWSFGEVKKPETINYRTLKPERDGLFCEKIFGTTKDWECYCGKFKSIRYKGVVCDKCGVEVTHSKVRRERMGHIELAAPVSHIWYYRSVPSRMGLLLDMTINQLKSVLYFEKYVIIDPADSGRNRGELIDEDEYHNYLDEYGDKFIAGIGGDAIKELLARIDVDAEARVIRQKIQDKNKISDKRIFKRLEVLEAFRDSGNRPEWMVLDVVPVIPPELRPMVQLEGGRFATSDLNDLYRRVINRNNRLKRLLALKAPEIIVRNEKRMLQEAVDALFDNSRRKRTVKGKGNRPLKSISDMLKGKQGRFRQNLLGKRVDYSGRSVIVVGPELKYHQMGLPKKMALELFKPFIMKRLVDLELAPNIKSAKKKIEAEDKEVFDVLETVVKEHPVLLNRAPTLHRLGIQAFLPVLVEGKAIKLHPLVCHAFNADFDGDQMAIHVPLAPKAQLETWMLMLSPHNILNPANGQPICGPTQDIVLGIYYLTSEVKDGKGEGKFFTGLEEVMYAIETKTVEIRSKISVLHEGKIIETTPGRLIFNQVMPKGYVYINRTLGDKETNKIIADVYEKFGPGITVVMLDEIKRLGYRYATVFAPTISIDDIRVSPQKEGLVNDANKEVEKADMEYRKGIITNEERRKKVIEIWTKTNDRITEGMFKELEKDQAGFNPVYVMAASGARGSKQQIRQLAGMRGLMAKPSGEIIELAIRSNFREGLGVLEFFISTHGARKGLADTALKTADAGYLTRRLVDISQDVIVSEDDCGTKANITLGIVKEGENVIVSLADRVFGRYTAEDLVDPVTEKVVFPKDTLITRALGQQIENLGYDKIKVRSPLTCRSRHGICTKCYGMDMARLVPAEIGEAVGTIAAQSIGQPGTQLTMRTFHVGGAASATIQEKEHKVPFRSLVKSINGRLVTNANGAKVFARRGTIIVNRLIQEFNTESLSSVRVVDGQRLEKGEVFATQVGESTEQRITSDQAGVVSLVGTTLRILGDDIVIPVKIGTILKAEEGIIVEENKALAEFDPYNEVAVSEAAGTIQWEDLEIGKNVRRDVDPKTSNIILKVVEQKKDRLVPKVIIGSDSYSVPVDALLQFQNGDKVREGDVIFKIPSVAEKTRDITGGLPRVDELFEARRPKDACTLAEIDGKIEDKGEIVKEKRILYILPDSPELEKVKVAIPIGKQIRVRHGDFVKRGDQLDEGNFDPHDILAIKGPSALHEYLVSEVQEVYRLQGVHINDKHIEVVVRSMLRKVIITDSGDTSFVNQQQVDKFLFDEENDRVEQEGGSPAQGTPVLLGLTKASLNTESYFSAASFQETTKVLTDAAIKGKTDNLMGLKENVIIGHMIPAGTGMKKYRDIEVFKEMPGDLDWDLESEEEEEELSELSESAPVSTATLSKLVAEEDEDEDELEEESDDSDDEDDDD, from the coding sequence ATGAGAAATTACAATAGTTTTGAATCGATTACGATCCGTTTGGCATCACCCGAGCGGATCAAAGAGTGGTCGTTTGGGGAAGTGAAAAAACCTGAAACGATCAACTACCGTACCCTAAAGCCGGAACGAGATGGTCTTTTCTGCGAAAAAATCTTTGGAACCACAAAGGATTGGGAATGTTACTGCGGTAAATTCAAATCCATCCGTTATAAAGGTGTGGTTTGCGACAAATGTGGGGTTGAGGTCACTCACTCCAAAGTTCGTCGTGAAAGAATGGGGCACATTGAACTTGCGGCTCCTGTTTCGCATATTTGGTACTACCGATCGGTTCCATCTCGTATGGGACTCCTTCTCGACATGACGATCAACCAACTCAAAAGTGTTCTTTACTTTGAGAAGTATGTGATCATTGACCCTGCTGATTCCGGAAGGAACAGGGGCGAGCTCATCGATGAAGATGAATACCACAATTATTTAGATGAATACGGTGATAAGTTTATCGCAGGGATTGGTGGGGACGCCATCAAAGAACTTCTCGCACGCATTGATGTGGACGCAGAAGCTCGTGTGATCCGCCAAAAGATCCAAGACAAAAACAAAATCTCCGACAAACGTATTTTTAAACGCCTCGAAGTTCTGGAAGCATTCCGTGATTCTGGAAACCGTCCTGAATGGATGGTTCTGGATGTAGTTCCGGTCATCCCACCAGAACTTCGTCCGATGGTACAACTTGAGGGGGGACGTTTTGCAACTTCCGACCTCAATGATTTGTATCGCCGTGTGATCAATAGAAACAATCGTCTCAAACGACTTTTGGCACTCAAAGCTCCTGAGATCATCGTTCGGAACGAAAAACGTATGTTACAAGAAGCAGTCGATGCTCTTTTTGATAACAGCCGTCGCAAACGAACTGTGAAAGGAAAAGGAAATCGTCCGCTTAAATCGATCTCCGATATGCTCAAAGGAAAACAAGGTCGTTTCCGCCAAAACCTACTCGGAAAACGGGTAGATTATTCTGGTCGTTCGGTAATCGTAGTAGGTCCTGAACTCAAATACCACCAAATGGGTCTTCCTAAAAAAATGGCTTTGGAACTTTTCAAACCATTCATCATGAAGCGCCTTGTGGATTTGGAACTGGCACCAAACATCAAATCTGCGAAGAAAAAAATCGAAGCAGAAGACAAAGAAGTTTTTGATGTATTGGAAACAGTGGTGAAAGAACACCCAGTACTCCTCAACCGTGCTCCAACACTTCACAGACTTGGAATCCAAGCCTTTTTACCAGTCCTTGTAGAAGGAAAAGCAATCAAACTCCACCCACTCGTATGTCATGCGTTTAACGCCGACTTCGATGGGGACCAAATGGCCATCCACGTACCTCTTGCTCCAAAAGCACAGCTTGAGACTTGGATGCTCATGTTATCACCGCATAACATTTTAAACCCAGCGAATGGACAACCGATTTGTGGACCAACACAAGACATCGTTCTTGGGATTTATTACCTCACTTCTGAAGTCAAAGACGGAAAAGGGGAAGGAAAATTCTTCACTGGTCTCGAAGAGGTGATGTATGCGATTGAAACCAAAACGGTTGAAATTCGCTCTAAAATCTCCGTTCTTCACGAAGGTAAAATCATCGAAACCACACCAGGAAGACTTATCTTCAACCAGGTGATGCCAAAAGGGTATGTTTATATCAACAGAACCCTCGGTGATAAAGAAACAAACAAAATCATTGCAGACGTATACGAGAAGTTTGGCCCCGGGATCACAGTTGTGATGCTGGATGAAATCAAACGACTTGGTTACCGCTACGCGACTGTATTTGCTCCTACAATTTCCATTGATGACATCCGAGTTTCTCCTCAAAAAGAAGGTCTCGTGAATGATGCCAATAAAGAAGTCGAAAAAGCGGATATGGAGTACCGTAAAGGTATTATCACAAACGAAGAACGTCGTAAGAAAGTAATCGAAATTTGGACCAAAACCAATGACCGCATTACCGAAGGGATGTTCAAGGAACTTGAAAAAGACCAAGCGGGATTTAACCCAGTTTACGTCATGGCAGCTTCCGGTGCTCGTGGATCTAAACAACAGATCCGTCAGCTCGCTGGGATGCGGGGTCTTATGGCGAAACCGTCCGGAGAAATCATCGAACTTGCGATTCGTTCGAACTTCCGTGAAGGTCTTGGAGTATTAGAATTTTTTATCTCCACACATGGTGCAAGAAAGGGTCTTGCGGATACTGCCTTAAAAACAGCGGATGCGGGTTACCTCACTCGTCGTCTTGTGGATATTTCCCAAGACGTGATCGTTTCTGAAGATGATTGCGGAACCAAGGCAAACATCACTCTCGGAATCGTAAAAGAAGGGGAAAACGTAATTGTTTCTCTTGCGGACAGAGTGTTCGGTCGTTACACAGCGGAAGACCTAGTCGACCCTGTGACTGAAAAAGTGGTATTCCCAAAAGATACTCTCATCACAAGAGCACTCGGCCAACAGATCGAAAACCTTGGTTACGATAAAATCAAAGTAAGATCTCCGCTCACTTGCCGTTCCCGTCACGGAATTTGTACAAAATGTTACGGTATGGACATGGCTCGCCTTGTGCCAGCTGAGATTGGAGAAGCAGTGGGAACCATTGCGGCTCAGTCCATTGGGCAACCAGGAACACAGTTAACCATGAGAACCTTCCACGTGGGTGGTGCGGCCTCCGCAACGATCCAAGAGAAGGAACACAAAGTTCCATTCCGTTCTTTGGTAAAATCGATTAATGGACGTTTGGTGACGAATGCCAACGGAGCAAAAGTATTTGCTCGTCGCGGAACGATCATCGTGAACCGCCTCATCCAAGAATTCAACACGGAATCTTTATCCAGTGTGCGAGTGGTAGACGGACAGCGCCTTGAAAAAGGGGAAGTGTTTGCTACGCAAGTGGGCGAATCCACAGAGCAACGCATCACGTCTGACCAAGCGGGTGTTGTTTCACTTGTCGGAACAACTCTCCGAATTTTGGGTGATGACATTGTCATTCCAGTGAAAATCGGAACGATCTTAAAAGCAGAAGAAGGCATCATTGTAGAAGAAAACAAAGCACTCGCTGAGTTTGACCCGTATAACGAAGTAGCCGTATCGGAAGCAGCAGGAACGATCCAGTGGGAAGACCTGGAGATTGGAAAAAACGTTCGTCGTGATGTGGACCCAAAAACTTCCAATATCATTTTAAAAGTTGTGGAACAGAAGAAAGACCGTCTTGTTCCTAAAGTCATCATTGGTTCTGATAGTTATTCCGTTCCAGTGGATGCTCTTCTCCAATTCCAAAATGGAGACAAGGTGCGAGAAGGGGATGTGATTTTCAAAATCCCATCAGTCGCAGAAAAAACTCGCGATATCACGGGTGGTCTCCCACGGGTCGACGAACTTTTTGAAGCACGTCGTCCGAAAGATGCCTGCACGCTCGCTGAAATTGACGGAAAAATCGAAGACAAAGGCGAAATCGTAAAAGAAAAACGAATTCTTTATATCCTACCTGATTCACCAGAATTGGAAAAAGTAAAAGTGGCGATCCCAATCGGAAAACAAATCCGCGTTCGTCATGGAGACTTTGTGAAACGTGGTGACCAGTTGGATGAAGGAAACTTCGATCCGCACGATATCCTCGCGATCAAAGGGCCAAGTGCCCTTCACGAATACCTTGTATCGGAAGTGCAAGAGGTCTACCGATTGCAAGGGGTTCATATCAATGATAAACACATCGAGGTTGTGGTTCGCTCCATGCTTCGAAAGGTGATCATCACTGACAGTGGGGATACATCGTTTGTAAACCAACAACAAGTGGATAAATTCCTTTTTGATGAAGAAAATGATCGAGTGGAACAAGAAGGTGGATCGCCTGCACAAGGAACTCCAGTGCTTCTTGGACTAACGAAAGCCTCACTCAATACTGAGTCTTATTTCTCAGCAGCGTCCTTTCAGGAAACAACCAAGGTTCTAACCGATGCAGCCATCAAAGGAAAAACAGACAACCTGATGGGTCTGAAAGAAAACGTCATCATTGGTCACATGATCCCTGCAGGAACTGGTATGAAAAAATACCGTGACATTGAAGTTTTCAAGGAAATGCCTGGGGATTTGGATTGGGACTTGGAATCAGAAGAGGAGGAAGAAGAACTTTCCGAACTTTCAGAATCAGCTCCTGTTTCAACTGCCACACTCTCAAAACTTGTGGCGGAAGAAGACGAAGATGAGGACGAATTGGAAGAAGAATCAGACGACTCAGATGATGAGGACGATGACGATTAG
- the rpoB gene encoding DNA-directed RNA polymerase subunit beta: protein MHTRMQIRNRVNFGKITDLNLLPNLIYVQKKSFDWFLQSEVKDPTKRLNQGLEAVFRESFPIESPNNDMVMEYGHYILGEPKRDPQECKDTDSSYAVPLKAVIRLIIKDTGEIREQVVYMGDLPVMTDHGTFIINGAERVVVSQLHRSPGIFFSYDQVRDTFSARVIPYRGSWLEFEMDNKGILVAKIDRKKKFPATLLVKAMGMGTNEEVLRLFYGSSKMKIAGANPKDLKRLIGRRTIADIINMETGEVMLDAGSKINEDNISILREMKVKEVDVIEFPKGKDNPVLINCLEKDGVNDYEDAVKKFHTIMRPGEPSTIENAEAELKRLFFSHKTFDLGVVGRYKINSKFEFNNPKEFSKADDRVLRKQDIIETVRYLVMLMSEAENYYPDDIDHLGNRRIRSVGELIANQLKLGFSRVERVIKERMTVQEPEQQTPQLLISIKPITAVINEFFGSSQLSQFMDQTNPLAELTHKRRLNALGPGGLSRDRAGFEVRDVHYSHYGRMCPIETPEGPNIGLILSMSSFARVNDYGFIETPYRLVKNGKVQKQVEYLTADKEEYHYMAQSNSTVDEKGEFTSKLISTRHRGDFPFRSPSEIQYMDLAPLQVVSVSTALIPFLEHDDANRALMGSNMQRQAVPLLTEEAPFVGTGMEARAAYDAGVCIVAKKDGVVSKVDATGVWVKEDQSKEIVHYPLIKFKKTNQGTCFNQKPNVSMLHTTTGGKVSKVSKERIEVTAPNGEKEVHELVLSEEVQFLAIVKEGQEVGVGAAVAGQIIKGEKYGEFGQILQKGTVLANGPSTDAGYLALGRNVLVAFMPWEGYNFEDAILISERIIKDDVFSSIHIEEFEIQARETKLGQEQITRDIPNLSDKAFRDLDESGVIRVGAEVKPGDILVGMVTPKGETDLTPEYKLLHSIFGEKAKEVRDSSLRMPNGFEGTVIDIKRYSRETGDELAAGVEEMVKVYVARKRKLLVGDKMAGRHGNKGVVARVMAQEDMPYMEDGTPVDIVLNPLGVPSRMNLGQIFETQLGFAAKKLGINFETPVFDGASEGDVHEFCKKAGLPENSKFQLYDGRTGEKFINQVFCGYIYMLKLAHLVDDKIHARSTGPYSLVTQQPLGGKAQFGGQRLGEMEVWALEAYGASHTLQELLTIKSDDMLGRARIYEAIVKGIHSIKPGIPESFNVLVQELRGLALDIIIKDSEGLEVDISDYEDEFSKNKKKIKFETIENV from the coding sequence ATGCATACCCGAATGCAAATTAGAAACCGGGTAAATTTCGGTAAAATTACCGACCTCAATTTACTTCCTAATCTTATCTACGTACAGAAAAAATCCTTTGATTGGTTTCTCCAGTCGGAAGTGAAAGATCCGACCAAACGTTTGAACCAAGGGTTGGAAGCAGTTTTTCGTGAGTCCTTCCCAATCGAAAGTCCAAACAACGATATGGTCATGGAATATGGCCACTACATCTTAGGAGAGCCTAAACGCGATCCGCAAGAATGCAAAGACACTGATTCTTCTTATGCTGTTCCATTAAAAGCGGTCATCCGACTCATCATCAAAGACACTGGGGAAATCCGCGAACAAGTTGTCTACATGGGTGACTTACCTGTGATGACAGACCACGGAACTTTCATCATCAACGGTGCAGAAAGGGTAGTGGTGAGCCAGCTTCACAGATCTCCTGGTATTTTCTTTTCTTATGACCAAGTAAGAGATACTTTCTCTGCTCGTGTGATCCCTTACCGAGGTTCTTGGTTAGAATTCGAAATGGACAACAAGGGAATCCTGGTTGCCAAAATCGATCGTAAGAAAAAATTCCCAGCTACACTTCTTGTGAAAGCAATGGGAATGGGAACAAACGAAGAAGTATTACGTTTGTTCTACGGTTCGAGCAAAATGAAAATTGCAGGTGCCAATCCAAAAGACCTCAAACGTCTGATTGGTCGAAGAACCATTGCTGATATCATCAACATGGAAACTGGCGAGGTGATGCTCGATGCGGGTTCCAAAATTAACGAGGACAATATCTCTATCCTTCGTGAAATGAAAGTGAAGGAAGTGGATGTCATAGAATTTCCAAAAGGAAAAGACAATCCAGTTCTCATCAATTGCCTAGAAAAAGACGGAGTGAATGACTACGAAGATGCGGTGAAAAAATTTCACACGATCATGCGTCCAGGGGAACCTTCTACGATTGAAAACGCAGAAGCTGAACTCAAACGACTCTTTTTCTCACACAAAACGTTTGATTTAGGTGTTGTCGGTCGTTACAAAATCAATAGCAAATTTGAATTCAACAATCCAAAAGAGTTCTCAAAGGCAGATGATCGAGTTTTAAGAAAACAAGACATCATCGAAACCGTTCGTTACCTTGTCATGCTTATGTCTGAGGCAGAAAACTACTATCCAGACGACATTGACCACTTAGGAAACAGAAGGATTCGTTCTGTGGGTGAGCTCATCGCAAACCAGTTGAAACTTGGATTCTCTCGCGTGGAACGAGTCATCAAAGAAAGAATGACTGTGCAGGAGCCGGAACAACAAACTCCGCAACTTCTGATTTCCATCAAACCGATCACAGCTGTGATCAATGAGTTTTTTGGATCTTCGCAACTGTCTCAGTTTATGGACCAAACAAACCCACTCGCTGAACTTACCCACAAACGTAGGTTAAATGCTCTTGGGCCTGGTGGACTTTCTCGAGACAGAGCTGGTTTCGAAGTTCGTGACGTTCATTATTCTCACTATGGTCGTATGTGCCCAATTGAAACACCGGAAGGTCCAAACATTGGTCTCATTCTTTCCATGTCTAGTTTTGCAAGAGTCAACGATTATGGGTTTATCGAAACTCCATACCGTCTTGTGAAAAATGGAAAAGTACAAAAACAAGTAGAATACCTCACTGCGGACAAAGAAGAATATCACTACATGGCACAGTCGAACTCGACTGTGGATGAGAAGGGAGAATTTACTTCCAAACTTATTTCCACTCGTCACAGAGGGGACTTCCCGTTCCGTAGTCCATCTGAGATTCAATATATGGATCTTGCTCCGCTACAAGTTGTATCCGTTTCTACGGCTCTCATCCCTTTCCTCGAACATGATGATGCGAACCGCGCCCTCATGGGTTCGAACATGCAACGCCAAGCGGTTCCACTCCTAACAGAAGAAGCTCCTTTTGTAGGAACTGGTATGGAAGCTCGTGCTGCGTATGATGCTGGTGTTTGTATTGTAGCCAAAAAAGATGGCGTTGTTTCAAAAGTGGATGCTACGGGTGTTTGGGTGAAAGAAGACCAATCGAAAGAGATTGTTCACTACCCACTCATTAAATTCAAAAAAACAAACCAAGGTACATGTTTTAACCAAAAGCCAAACGTATCCATGCTTCACACCACAACCGGTGGAAAAGTAAGTAAAGTTTCCAAAGAACGAATCGAAGTCACAGCTCCTAATGGCGAAAAAGAAGTTCATGAACTTGTTCTTTCTGAAGAAGTGCAATTCCTTGCGATTGTCAAAGAAGGGCAAGAAGTGGGCGTTGGTGCTGCTGTCGCAGGCCAAATCATCAAAGGGGAAAAATACGGTGAGTTCGGACAAATCCTCCAAAAGGGAACTGTTCTAGCAAACGGACCATCCACTGATGCTGGTTATTTGGCACTCGGACGTAACGTTCTTGTGGCATTTATGCCTTGGGAAGGTTACAACTTTGAGGATGCGATTCTGATTTCAGAAAGAATCATCAAAGACGATGTTTTCTCTTCCATTCACATTGAAGAATTCGAAATCCAAGCTCGGGAAACCAAACTTGGACAAGAACAAATCACTCGTGATATTCCAAACCTTTCGGACAAAGCGTTCCGTGATTTGGATGAATCAGGTGTGATCCGTGTGGGTGCGGAAGTAAAACCAGGAGACATCCTTGTTGGTATGGTGACTCCTAAAGGGGAAACTGACCTCACTCCAGAATACAAATTATTACACTCCATCTTTGGAGAAAAGGCAAAAGAAGTAAGAGATTCCTCTCTTCGTATGCCAAACGGTTTCGAAGGAACTGTGATCGATATCAAACGTTATTCCCGTGAAACAGGCGATGAACTCGCTGCTGGCGTGGAAGAAATGGTGAAAGTGTATGTGGCTCGTAAACGTAAACTCCTCGTGGGTGATAAGATGGCGGGTCGACACGGAAACAAAGGGGTTGTAGCACGTGTGATGGCACAAGAAGATATGCCTTACATGGAAGATGGAACTCCAGTTGATATCGTACTCAACCCGCTCGGTGTTCCTTCGCGTATGAACCTCGGTCAGATCTTTGAAACACAACTTGGTTTCGCTGCTAAAAAACTAGGGATCAATTTTGAAACTCCCGTGTTTGATGGTGCGAGTGAAGGTGATGTTCACGAATTCTGCAAAAAAGCAGGTTTACCAGAAAACAGCAAATTTCAGTTATACGATGGAAGAACTGGTGAGAAATTCATCAACCAAGTCTTTTGCGGATACATCTATATGTTAAAACTGGCTCACTTGGTGGATGATAAAATTCATGCTAGGTCTACTGGACCATACTCACTCGTAACGCAACAACCACTCGGTGGTAAAGCGCAGTTCGGGGGACAAAGGTTAGGGGAGATGGAAGTTTGGGCTCTCGAAGCATATGGTGCATCACACACCTTACAAGAGTTACTTACTATCAAGTCAGATGATATGTTAGGTCGTGCAAGAATTTACGAAGCGATTGTGAAGGGAATCCACTCGATTAAACCGGGTATCCCTGAGTCCTTCAACGTTCTTGTGCAGGAACTACGAGGTCTTGCCCTCGATATCATCATTAAAGACTCCGAAGGATTGGAAGTGGATATCTCTGATTACGAAGATGAATTCTCGAAAAACAAAAAGAAAATCAAATTCGAGACCATTGAAAACGTGTAG
- the rplL gene encoding 50S ribosomal protein L7/L12, whose translation MSVDALLEQIGSLTLVQAADLVKKMEEKFGISAAAPVAVAAVAGAGGGAAAAEEPATFNVILKAHGDKKIDVIKLVREITGLGLADAKTLVEAGGKSVKEGVSKDEAADIKKKLEGVGAQVEVAAAG comes from the coding sequence ATGTCTGTTGACGCGCTATTAGAACAAATTGGAAGTCTTACATTAGTTCAGGCTGCTGACCTAGTGAAAAAGATGGAGGAGAAATTCGGGATTTCTGCTGCTGCACCGGTTGCGGTAGCGGCTGTTGCGGGTGCAGGTGGTGGCGCTGCTGCTGCTGAAGAACCAGCAACTTTCAATGTTATCTTGAAAGCACACGGTGACAAAAAGATCGACGTAATTAAACTCGTTCGCGAAATCACTGGTCTTGGATTAGCAGATGCGAAAACTCTTGTGGAAGCTGGTGGAAAATCAGTGAAAGAAGGGGTTTCTAAAGACGAAGCTGCTGATATTAAGAAAAAACTCGAAGGTGTTGGGGCTCAAGTAGAAGTTGCTGCTGCCGGTTAA
- the rplJ gene encoding 50S ribosomal protein L10: MANPSKIEAVAELKSRLEKRPNFILASYSGLTVEDMSNLRAKLRKEGSEMKVIKNNLFLRALKESSEHKNNSIDFGDVYKGPLAAIFSLDALPAVAKVCKDFAKDKKELEIKTGYMDGEVLGKSGVEAIAGLPSKQELLAQIARGVNAPTTQIASGINQIMASLARAINAVAEKNGK, from the coding sequence ATGGCAAATCCATCTAAAATTGAAGCAGTAGCGGAATTGAAAAGTCGTTTGGAAAAACGACCTAATTTTATTTTAGCATCTTACAGCGGTTTAACTGTTGAAGATATGTCCAACCTTCGTGCGAAACTTCGCAAGGAAGGATCGGAGATGAAGGTTATCAAAAACAACCTATTCCTCCGAGCATTAAAAGAGTCTTCTGAACATAAAAACAACTCCATTGATTTTGGGGATGTTTACAAAGGACCCCTTGCAGCGATTTTCTCTCTGGATGCACTTCCAGCAGTGGCAAAAGTTTGTAAGGACTTTGCAAAAGATAAGAAGGAACTTGAAATCAAAACCGGCTATATGGACGGTGAGGTTTTGGGTAAGTCTGGAGTAGAGGCGATTGCTGGACTTCCGTCCAAACAAGAACTTCTTGCGCAAATTGCACGTGGAGTCAATGCTCCAACGACGCAAATTGCTTCTGGAATCAATCAAATCATGGCATCATTGGCTCGCGCCATCAATGCTGTAGCCGAGAAAAACGGCAAATAG
- the rplA gene encoding 50S ribosomal protein L1 → MKRGKKYIQLKEKVDRTKAYSLGEAVGLAKATSYSKFDGTLEISTKINYKSLQNVRGTISLPHGTGKTIRVLVFCKGDKQNEAKEAGADFVGDMDLIEKVSGGWTDFDACVATPDMMKEVGKLGPVLGRKGLMPKPKAGTVTTDVAKAVKELKAGRIEYRPDKGGVVHLGVGKCSFSDDKLSDNINAVVAALMKDKPSDAKGDYLKSFSVAATMGIGVKVDVKELVNANI, encoded by the coding sequence AGTCTTGGTGAAGCAGTCGGTTTAGCGAAAGCAACCAGTTACTCAAAGTTCGACGGAACTTTAGAGATTTCGACTAAAATCAATTATAAATCTCTCCAAAACGTTAGAGGGACAATTTCTCTTCCGCACGGAACAGGTAAGACCATTCGAGTTTTGGTTTTCTGCAAAGGAGACAAACAAAACGAGGCAAAAGAAGCTGGTGCTGATTTTGTAGGCGATATGGACTTAATCGAAAAAGTTTCAGGTGGTTGGACTGATTTTGATGCTTGTGTGGCAACTCCTGATATGATGAAGGAAGTTGGAAAATTAGGTCCCGTTCTTGGTCGTAAAGGTCTTATGCCGAAACCAAAGGCTGGAACTGTTACCACTGACGTTGCGAAAGCGGTAAAAGAGCTCAAAGCGGGTCGTATTGAATATCGTCCTGATAAAGGGGGAGTGGTTCACTTAGGAGTAGGAAAATGTTCCTTTTCTGATGATAAACTTTCTGACAACATCAATGCTGTAGTAGCAGCTCTTATGAAAGACAAACCTTCTGATGCGAAGGGTGATTATTTAAAGTCTTTCTCTGTTGCGGCAACTATGGGAATCGGCGTGAAAGTCGATGTAAAAGAACTAGTAAACGCGAACATATAA